The Nocardia arthritidis genome has a window encoding:
- a CDS encoding DHA2 family efflux MFS transporter permease subunit, whose protein sequence is MSTQRNPWLALFALVVGFFMILLDMTIVAVANPAIMTSLQTDINKVIWVTSAYLLTYAVPLLVTGRLGDRYGPKNLYLIGLTVFTAASLWCGLSRSIDMLIAARAVQGLGAALMTPQTMAVITRTFPPDRRGAAMGLWGGVAGLATLVGPILGGVLVDGLGWEWIFYVNVPIGIIAFGLAMWLVPALPTHPHKFDIPGVVLSALGMFLLVFGIQEGNTRDWDGVIWALIAAGVLVLVAFVYYQSRSTGEPLVPLGLFKDRNFALSSVAIATMGAAVTSMMVPSYFFLQGVRDMSPTRSALVFAPMAIITGVLAPGIGKAADRLHPRIVPTIGFALYAASVFWFAALMKPHTSIGWFLVAAAVAGVANACIWAPLASTATHNLPVQQAGAGAGIYNTTRQVGSVLGSAAISSLISARLTANGLGGGKISEAGAAHMTMPEFIKEPFSTALGQSLLLPAGVLLIGVIASALFVRHGKSATNGSKQDSPVKADTFAH, encoded by the coding sequence CAAGGTCATCTGGGTCACCAGCGCCTACCTACTCACCTACGCGGTGCCGCTGCTGGTCACCGGGCGGCTCGGTGACCGCTACGGACCCAAGAATCTCTACCTGATCGGCCTGACGGTTTTCACCGCGGCATCGCTGTGGTGCGGCCTTTCGAGATCGATCGACATGCTGATCGCCGCGCGCGCCGTACAGGGCCTCGGCGCCGCGCTGATGACGCCGCAGACCATGGCGGTGATCACCCGAACCTTCCCGCCGGACCGGCGCGGTGCGGCCATGGGGCTGTGGGGTGGCGTCGCCGGCCTGGCGACGCTGGTCGGCCCGATCCTCGGCGGCGTGCTGGTCGACGGGCTCGGCTGGGAATGGATTTTCTACGTCAACGTGCCGATCGGCATCATCGCGTTCGGGTTGGCGATGTGGCTGGTGCCCGCGCTGCCGACGCATCCGCACAAGTTCGATATACCCGGCGTCGTGCTCAGCGCGCTCGGAATGTTCTTGCTGGTCTTCGGAATTCAGGAGGGCAACACCCGCGACTGGGACGGCGTGATCTGGGCGCTGATCGCGGCCGGTGTGCTCGTGCTCGTCGCGTTCGTGTACTACCAGTCGCGCAGCACCGGTGAGCCGCTGGTGCCGCTCGGACTGTTCAAGGACCGCAACTTCGCGCTGTCCAGCGTCGCCATCGCCACCATGGGCGCCGCGGTCACCTCGATGATGGTGCCCTCGTACTTCTTCCTGCAGGGCGTCCGCGATATGTCGCCGACCAGGTCGGCGCTGGTGTTCGCGCCGATGGCGATCATCACCGGTGTGCTCGCGCCGGGCATCGGCAAGGCCGCCGACCGGTTGCACCCGCGCATCGTGCCGACCATCGGATTCGCGCTCTACGCCGCCTCGGTGTTCTGGTTCGCGGCGCTGATGAAGCCGCACACGTCGATCGGCTGGTTCCTGGTGGCGGCCGCGGTGGCCGGTGTGGCGAACGCCTGCATCTGGGCGCCGCTGGCCAGCACCGCCACCCACAACCTGCCGGTACAGCAGGCCGGCGCGGGCGCGGGCATCTACAACACCACCCGTCAGGTCGGCTCGGTGCTCGGCAGCGCCGCCATCAGCTCCCTGATCTCGGCCCGCCTCACCGCCAACGGCCTCGGCGGCGGCAAGATCAGCGAGGCGGGCGCCGCGCATATGACCATGCCGGAATTCATCAAGGAACCCTTCAGTACGGCACTGGGGCAGTCCCTGCTCCTCCCGGCGGGTGTGCTGTTGATCGGCGTCATCGCGTCGGCGCTGTTCGTGCGGCACGGCAAGTCCGCCACCAACGGTAGTAAGCAGGACTCGCCGGTCAAGGCGGATACCTTCGCCCACTGA
- a CDS encoding molybdopterin-dependent oxidoreductase has protein sequence MAELRLRVLAGLVSAGLTLGIAELLSALFGPDSEPLNVLGRTVVDGTPVGLREWAISSFGTNDKTVLYLSMAVVAVLAAGLIGAIERTTRAAGTILLVAFGLVTALFAANRAGLSAALPIVIGVIAGSYALRAITTRIDAAAEAAQNASATPASAQPTGNDSATTESADHDQPPTGVESAAHDAATSQTSTAMSSSAEPEEATERGDTEQPTSPARQTPSPTTSSAEINQTGGTDGTARPAAGPGASDTSVERRKILRGIGITAAIALTAGVGGRVFAAARRNVSGERAAVQLPTPSGPPAPIDPNSDLRVPGLTPYLTANSDFYRIDTALLVPQVSVDDWSLRIHGLVDREIRYSWADLAKRQPIERLVTLTCVSNPVGGDLIGNARWLGYRLDEMLAEAGVHPDADMVLSHSVDGFTAGSPLAALTDGRDAILAVGMNGEPLPIEHGYPARLVVPGLYGYVSATKWVTELEITRFDRASAYWTKRGWSANGPIKTGTRIDTPGSRARLKSGRVQVAGVSWAQHRGIRAVEVQIDDGDWQQARLAADQSIDTWRQWVFDWDATPGAHTIRARATDATGQPQTAARADVIPDGATGYPSITVQVS, from the coding sequence ATGGCCGAACTGCGACTTCGGGTGCTCGCCGGGCTGGTATCGGCCGGACTCACCCTCGGCATCGCCGAACTGCTGTCGGCGCTGTTCGGTCCCGACAGCGAACCGCTGAATGTGCTCGGCCGCACGGTGGTGGACGGCACGCCGGTCGGCCTGCGCGAGTGGGCCATCTCCTCCTTCGGCACCAACGACAAGACCGTGCTCTATCTGAGCATGGCGGTGGTCGCCGTGCTCGCCGCCGGACTGATCGGCGCCATCGAACGCACCACCCGCGCCGCGGGCACCATCCTGCTCGTCGCCTTCGGTCTGGTGACCGCGCTGTTCGCGGCCAACCGAGCCGGATTGAGCGCCGCACTGCCGATCGTCATCGGGGTAATCGCGGGCAGCTATGCCCTGCGCGCGATCACCACACGCATCGATGCCGCCGCCGAGGCCGCGCAAAACGCTTCCGCGACACCAGCATCCGCCCAACCGACCGGAAATGACTCCGCCACAACCGAATCGGCCGACCACGACCAACCTCCGACCGGCGTCGAATCCGCCGCGCACGATGCGGCGACATCCCAGACTTCGACGGCCATGTCATCTTCCGCAGAGCCCGAAGAAGCCACCGAACGGGGTGACACCGAGCAGCCGACCTCACCGGCTCGCCAAACACCTTCGCCCACAACATCTTCCGCCGAGATCAACCAGACCGGCGGAACGGATGGGACCGCACGCCCAGCAGCCGGACCCGGAGCATCGGACACCTCCGTGGAACGACGAAAGATTCTGCGCGGCATAGGAATTACCGCCGCAATCGCCCTCACCGCGGGCGTCGGCGGACGGGTGTTCGCGGCCGCCCGGCGCAACGTTTCCGGTGAGCGGGCGGCGGTGCAACTGCCGACGCCGAGCGGTCCGCCCGCACCGATCGATCCGAACAGCGATCTGCGGGTTCCTGGTCTGACGCCATATCTCACCGCGAATTCCGATTTCTATCGGATCGACACGGCCCTGCTCGTCCCGCAGGTATCGGTCGACGATTGGTCGCTGCGCATCCACGGTCTTGTCGATCGCGAAATCCGTTACAGTTGGGCAGATTTGGCGAAGCGGCAGCCGATCGAGCGGCTGGTGACGCTGACCTGCGTCTCGAATCCGGTCGGCGGCGATCTGATCGGCAACGCCCGCTGGCTCGGCTACCGCCTCGACGAGATGCTGGCCGAGGCGGGCGTGCATCCGGACGCCGATATGGTGCTCTCGCACAGCGTGGACGGTTTCACCGCGGGCAGCCCGCTGGCGGCGCTGACCGATGGCCGCGACGCCATCTTGGCGGTCGGCATGAACGGCGAACCGCTGCCCATCGAGCACGGCTACCCGGCCCGCCTGGTCGTCCCCGGCCTCTACGGCTATGTCTCCGCCACGAAATGGGTTACCGAGCTGGAGATTACGCGTTTCGACCGCGCCAGCGCCTATTGGACGAAGCGCGGTTGGTCCGCCAACGGACCCATCAAAACCGGCACCCGCATCGACACTCCGGGTTCCCGCGCGCGCCTGAAGTCCGGCCGCGTCCAGGTGGCGGGCGTCTCCTGGGCGCAGCATCGCGGCATCCGCGCCGTCGAGGTACAGATCGACGACGGCGACTGGCAGCAGGCCCGCCTGGCCGCCGACCAGTCCATCGACACCTGGCGCCAATGGGTCTTCGACTGGGATGCCACCCCCGGCGCCCACACCATCCGCGCCCGCGCCACCGACGCCACCGGCCAACCCCAAACCGCCGCCCGGGCCGACGTAATCCCCGACGGCGCAACGGGATACCCATCAATCACCGTCCAGGTCTCCTGA